From a region of the Teredinibacter turnerae genome:
- a CDS encoding elongation factor P hydroxylase yields the protein MSCITTIHSAAVLVELFNQCFLDSEYNTCLEGQGEEPIYLPRGSGRDVNTIVFTQDYFSSALHEVSHWCIAGPQRLSQVDYGYWYAPDGRSVEQQALFEKVEVKPQALEWVFHKACACRFRVSADNLMAGMGASPVFKRAILAQAHAYCATGLQARPKRFAAALARYFGGENYLDADAYSAQELDSFA from the coding sequence ATGTCCTGCATCACCACTATTCACAGCGCTGCGGTGCTGGTCGAACTGTTTAATCAATGCTTCCTCGACTCAGAATACAACACCTGCCTGGAAGGCCAAGGTGAAGAACCCATTTACCTGCCGCGAGGCAGCGGGCGCGATGTCAATACGATTGTCTTTACTCAGGACTACTTCTCTAGCGCCTTGCACGAAGTGAGCCATTGGTGCATTGCCGGGCCGCAACGACTCTCGCAAGTGGATTATGGCTATTGGTATGCGCCAGATGGCCGCAGCGTAGAACAGCAGGCCTTGTTCGAAAAGGTCGAGGTCAAGCCGCAAGCGCTGGAGTGGGTATTTCACAAAGCCTGCGCCTGCCGATTTCGCGTCAGTGCCGACAATTTAATGGCGGGAATGGGGGCGTCGCCAGTGTTTAAACGTGCGATTCTGGCGCAGGCACATGCGTATTGTGCAACGGGTTTACAGGCGCGCCCGAAACGTTTCGCCGCTGCGCTTGCACGTTATTTTGGAGGTGAAAACTATCTGGACGCCGACGCCTATAGTGCACAGGAACTGGACAGTTTCGCGTGA